The Drosophila nasuta strain 15112-1781.00 chromosome 2R, ASM2355853v1, whole genome shotgun sequence genome segment CAAAttaaacagcagcagacgcaaccacagcaacaacagttgcaggcGCAAACTTTAACAGCAGTACCGGCTCCAGCTGCTCAGATCCAATTGCAACCACAGCAACTTAATGAGCTCAATGTGTTACTGCAGCAACAAGCGCTTATCCAGCAACTTCAGCAGCTACAAGcgcagacacagacacaattCACAAACTGCGCCGATGATGCAATGAGTTCCGTAGACAATAAGAAACCTAAGCTGAATTTTGTGCTTTCTTCGCCAACTGCAACTCCACAATTTGCAAGTAGCCTGCAGCAATTTGGTGGTGTCACAGGTACACAGCCCCAaattcagcttcagcttctgccAGGCGGAGTTTCTGGCAACACAGCGTCCTCAAGTGGTATTACAGCAACGCAGCCACCCCAGCAGTTTAATGCTGCAGCTCTGCTGTCCAGTCTGACGGGAAGTCAAGTTGTTGGGGGAAATGCATCCGTCAATATGCTGTCGCCGAATAAATGTTTCTTGCCGATAACAATACGTGATGAGAATTCGGATCAGCAAATTGTGGCGCATATAGACACCAAGAATCTTATGTTGCCCACTACATATCAAGTCCAAATGAAGGTGTGTTATATAAGCAAATTTTGTAAAGAATTGATATTTAACATTCTCATTTGTATTTTCAGCTGCAGCCGCAATTAGCCACTGCGGATGGCCAGCCAATAATGCAGTTGACACCTACCTCCATTCCGGCTACGCTGCAATTGACACCACAAACTAGTTTTCAGCCAGCAGCAGTGTCACAGCCAAATCAGTTGCTTATGCCGCAGACACAACCGCAGCTGCAACCAAATCCCCcacaacagcagttgcaactgcaacaacaaacccAACAGCAATTGCCGCCACAGCAaacacatcaacaacaattggcaCCAACACAGGCGCAAGTCACCTCACAACAAATCATAAGATCTCCGCGAGCCAACGTCGTCAACCCTCAATTGGTCATCAGGAATGTTGGCACTGAGTTAAACACGCCTGCAAGCAGTAGCGCTACAGATGGTTCAGTCATTTTCAAGACGCCTTCGCCCCGACAGCAACCAGCTCAGCAACAggttaaatttaaaagcacACCGTCAAGTGTTTCATCGAATAATGCTGGCAACTTGGAGCTCAACAAACGGCCTGCGTTGGTcaaacagcagccaacaatTGCATCCAGTAATGTGGCTGCTCTCCAACGACTTTCATCGCATACAACAATTACCAAACTAACAAAACCACAGTCGTCTGGAGCTAGCAACAAAATGCCCTTGTTAACTAAGCAGAATATAACTATAAGTCGCATTCCAGCCCAAGCACCGGCCAAGCTTGATTCAAAGGTTGGATTAACAGCGACACCTCAAACTTCTGTGTCAGCTTCAACTCCAGCACCAACACAAGCATCCCCTAAGTCTCAGTCAACACCACCGCCAGCTTTGGCTCTACAGGTTTCACAGCCAAGTGCTGTAGTCACAAGTATTGCCAACCAAAGAAAAATTACTCGAAAGCCGCCAGAACAACAACCGAATCAGCGATCAAAAACCGGGCGTCCTCAGCAACAGATTTTACCTGTGCCCGCCCAGCAAACGACAACACAGCCTCCGCAACAACACCAGCCGGTAACGAATAGTTTAGTATGCGATACGTCAACGCCGGCATCAGCACCAGCACCAGCTGGTGGTGTACCTTACCTTAATCTGACCTGTCCCACCTGCCTACGCGAGTTCAAGAAAAAGGAACACCTCACACAACATGTGAAGCTACATGCAG includes the following:
- the LOC132784361 gene encoding transcription factor Sp2, whose product is MSTVRCINFWDLCRICTASSEHKINIYSPEGRAKNLGHKISECLPVQINEKDRLPKVVCGQCAQQVEQMYEMRNISKNSQTILSNWLNHRSLQCEDKVFIKDAVNESGKSLNVVGQAASGGQVAGGSGVGSYQNNDLLSSIMQAVGMQVQQQQPQQYTITVDNQVQAPPHPPPVMPQVQPEVKSEKQNTLEEFIRLKPDIKITPLSKKETSAQGVTTSISQIKQQQTQPQQQQLQAQTLTAVPAPAAQIQLQPQQLNELNVLLQQQALIQQLQQLQAQTQTQFTNCADDAMSSVDNKKPKLNFVLSSPTATPQFASSLQQFGGVTGTQPQIQLQLLPGGVSGNTASSSGITATQPPQQFNAAALLSSLTGSQVVGGNASVNMLSPNKCFLPITIRDENSDQQIVAHIDTKNLMLPTTYQVQMKLQPQLATADGQPIMQLTPTSIPATLQLTPQTSFQPAAVSQPNQLLMPQTQPQLQPNPPQQQLQLQQQTQQQLPPQQTHQQQLAPTQAQVTSQQIIRSPRANVVNPQLVIRNVGTELNTPASSSATDGSVIFKTPSPRQQPAQQQVKFKSTPSSVSSNNAGNLELNKRPALVKQQPTIASSNVAALQRLSSHTTITKLTKPQSSGASNKMPLLTKQNITISRIPAQAPAKLDSKVGLTATPQTSVSASTPAPTQASPKSQSTPPPALALQVSQPSAVVTSIANQRKITRKPPEQQPNQRSKTGRPQQQILPVPAQQTTTQPPQQHQPVTNSLVCDTSTPASAPAPAGGVPYLNLTCPTCLREFKKKEHLTQHVKLHAGLRPFKCTEDGCDKAFSRKEHLSRHLVSHSGQKMFTCEDCKKPFSRKDNLNKHKRTHSAQPSEIRLHSCEICNKNFASKQHYEKHRAMHKKTRLDNPPANTQATRGEQEAAKSQEVYEVKSTESAPPQTQHSQTQIQQQQQPQIMHVDLDGSTITITQASDSNMQTSLANFVQLGFSQFQNSSGPANQIVCKLEK